The genomic stretch GAAGTTAAATCCACCCTAGCAATCTGAAATATTCTTGTTCAATAAGTTTTAAGTTGCTAAGATCTTTTCTTTTATAAGAATCACAGGAGTAAAGGAAAGATGTCTAAGAGATGTCAAGTCACTGGTAAGCGCCCTGTTCGAGGAAAGTCCTATGCAATTCGTGGAATTCCAAAGAAAAAAAAGGGAATTGGCTTAAAGATCACAGGAATTAAAAAACGCCGTTTTCAACCAAATTTAATTAAAAAACGTTTATGGCTTGCAGAAGAAAATCGTTTTATTAGTTTAACTCTATCAGTAAACGCTCTACGTACAATTAATAAAAATGGCTTGCCTGCTATTGTCCGTCAGCTTCGCGAAAAAGGTGAAAAGTTTTAAAAGATTTTTGATTCGGCATAACCTATCAGGTTTTCTCTTTTTTAGAGTGTCCCTCTCCCTCCTGATAGGTAGCCTTTGTCTGTTTTTTATCTGGCTTGTATCTACTGCGATTACAACCACTTTCCCTTCTATTGAAAAACCTCTGACTTTTTATTCCAACCAAACAAGAGATGATATTAAAGCTGTATTTTATCGATCGATTAAAGAAGCTAAATCGCATGTTCATTTAAGTATCTATGGGCTAACAGATACCAGCTTAATTCACATACTCAATCAAAAGGGGTTAAATATCCCCATTGAAGTCTACTACGACTCTTCAGCATCCCCTAAACTAAATAAAAAACTTAAGAATTGCTCTTCCTGCCCAGTAAAGACAAAAGGATTGATGCATAGGAAAATCCTGATCTTAGATAAAGAGTTGATTTTTTTAGGTTCTGCTAATTTTACTCCCTCTTCTCTTCTTCACCATTCCAATCTGGTAATTGGCTTATATCACCCACCGCTTGCCAGTTTTCTTCAAGACCCGACTAACTCCTATTATTCCTTTGAAATAAATCAACAACAAGCTGAGGCTTTTTTATTACCAACAGCTGGCAAAGAAGCTCTTGGCCGTATATTGCAGCTCATTAACCAAGCAAAAAAAACAATCGATGTAGCAGCGTTCACCTTAACACATCCACTTATTTGCGATGCTCTAATCTCTGCAAAAAATCGCGACGTAAAACTAACAATTGTCTTAGATGGCTACAGCGCCAAAGGAGCTAGTAAAAAAGCATTAGACCAGCTAAAATCCCAAGGACTTGCTGTTTGCGCCAGTCAAGGTGCGCATCTACTCCACCATAAACTTTGTGTAATAGATCAAGAAATTCTAATCACAGGGTCCGCTAACTGGACAAAAGCAGCTTTTAATAAAAATGCAGACCTTTTATTGATCCTTCACCTAAAAGACCCTAAACTCAAAAAATTCCTAAAAAACCTTTGCAAAATCATAAAGGTAGAATCCAAACTTATTGGAATCACCTTACAAGATTCAAAGTTCTAGCTTTTTTCCTCTTATCTCTACATCCACGCCTTCAGAAATAATTTTTCCTACTGTAGAAGCCCCTTTAAATTCTAAAATACATTCCTGTTCTGTTCTTTCTGGTCTTTTGATGCGAATACACGATATATCGCAATTATCTATAATTGAATGTCCCGACCTAAAAATTAATTCATCAATATGCATATTTTTAATATTGACGCTCTTTTGCGTTTCTATCCATTTTGTAAATATTTTCCCTGTCTTATTTATGAGCTTGATATCATCAGTGGCTGTAATAGAATCCATTTGATAACAGTTATACAAGCTGGCTTTTCCATCCACGTCTACCGTGGTTAAATTACATGAATGGGCATTCAAGTCTCCACCTACTACAAGACTTTGTACAGTACATTTAGTAAGTTGTGCATTTTTTTCAACTGTCACTGTATTTAGCCAAGAACGACATGCTCGTAATGCTTTTACAGAAACTGGATATTTTATTGATCGATCTACAAAGACTGTTTCATCTTCTTGAAAAAACCTTTGCCCTTCTGTGTAATTAGAAATAGCCATTCAGACATAAAAATTAAAAAAATATACTCAAAAATTTATAGAAAGAAGGGTAAAATAGTCAATTTTTTTTAATCTGGTTCTCATCAAATTTAGCAACTTGCATTAAATAAAGAGCTGACTAAAATATTTACTTACCTTAAGTTAAGGAGGTTCATATGACTATTGGTAATACACCTAAAGCAACATTCTCAATTATCTTTAATCAAACGCATAACTGGTATGAAAACTTATGGCAAGATTCAAGACAAGGGAATCTTAATGAGATTAAATCAAGGATAGAGCAGTTCCATATAAAACTAGAAGACTTCCCAAGTGAATTTGCAGGATGTTTTATGATAGCAGCAAAAGAAGGTCATAAAGACATCATAGATTTCTTTCTCTCAGTAAATGCACTTAAAGTAATTGGACTAAAACAGCTTGTTCATGGTTTAAATTCAGGGTTAGATCAAGCTCCTGTACTAAAAAGTCATAAAGAGATTTTAGATGCTGTTATTGACTCTATTAAATTAGATCAGGACCCTTCTCGCTTATATGAAGTTTTTAAAGCTGCCTTGGCTAACGATTGTATAAAAGCTGTAGAAGCTATTACAAAATCTATTGACCCAATGTTTTTATATGATGCTTTAAAGTCTATGTTGGAAAAAAAATGTATAGAATCAGAAGGCTTTACAACCTCTAGATACTATAAAGATCTTATAGAGGCTATTATAAACTCTTTGACACCAGAGCTTTCATGGAAAATTATTAAGATTAATGCTGGCTTAACTGACAATAGCATGAAAGTTATAAAAGCTATTACAAAATCTATTGACCCGTCGTTTTTGTATAATGCTCTGAAATCTTCATTAGAGGAAAAAAATCATGCAGAAGACCCAAGTGCTTTGGAATACCATAAAAATCTTATAGCGACTACTATAGATTCTCTGACCCCAGAGCTCTCACGCAAAGTTCTTAAAAGCTGTTTTAAATGATCGCCATGCAGAACTTGCAATAAAAAATCCACTGAACTTAAAACCTATAAAAAGAAAGCTACACCGGGCCTTTATGTGATTCATAACACAAAACAGTTCTTATGTTTATTTTTTAAATCTATAATCGCTTGGAATTTGTCAAATGACGTAGACTAAAAATAAATATAAGGACGGTTTTATGAAGTCTAATCCTCAAGTGCTTTCTATGGCTCTTACCTTTTTTCTCATGATCGATTCTATTGGTAATATCCCCTTATTTGCTTCTTTACTTAAAAACTTTGAGCCTAAGAAGCAACAGCGCATCATTCTGCGTGAAATGCTCATTGCTTTGGGAGTCATTATTCTTTTTGAACTCTTAGGAGATGTAATTTTAAACTTCATAAATATTAAAACACCCACTATTATCGTTGCTGGCGGAGTAATTTTGTTTTTAATTGCATTAAAAATGATCTTCCCTTCACAAGCTGAGCCTGTAACAGATATGGTAGACAAGGAACCTTTTATCGTTCCTTTAGCAATCCCTCTGGTAGCAGGGCCTGCTATATTAGCTGCTGTGATGTTATATGCAGGTCAAGCAGAGAGCCATTTTAGTATTATTAGCGCTATTTTTATTGCTTGGATCCCTTCAACTTTGATTTTGTTAGCCTCTAGCTACTTAAAAAAGTTAATAGGCAAAAGAGGGATTTCTGCTTTAGAGCGCTTAATGGGTTTAATTTTAATTTTGATTGCTATTCAAATGCTCTTAGAAGGAGTCCAGCTGTTTTTAAAAGCAGTTTAAATTTGCTATGATAGAAACAAAGCGAAACCTTAAAATGACCATTGCCTACGATGGCACCCCTTATTTAGGATGGCAGAAAAATAATGAGGGTCCTAGCATTGAGGAATGTTTGCAAACTGCTTTACAACAAATCTTGCAAGAAGATGTTGTTTTGTCTGCAGCAAGTAGAACAGATGCCGGGGTACATGCAAAAGGACAGGTAGTTCATTTCCTTACAACCAGCTCTCTTTGTTTATATAGATTACAAGGATCTCTAAATAGTCTTTTAGATGAAGCTATTTCTGTCTTAAAATTAGAAGAAGTACCTGTACAATTTCACTCTACTTTAAACTGTGTGAAAAAAGAATACTGGTACCATGTGTGCTTTGGGAAAGTGCAAAATCCTTTTTTTCGCAGAACTTCTTGGCATTTCCCTCGTTTTTTAGAGTTTGATGATATGCAAGAAGCAGCTCGCAGTTTAATAGGAGAACATGATTTTTCAGCTTTCTGTAATCAAAGACCTAGCTGGGATCGCAATGTGATTTGCGATATAAAAGAGCTATCCATTTCACCTCTTTCTAAAGACAGAGTGCGGTTTATCATTCTTGGAGATCACTTTCTCTATAAAATGGTTCGAAATTTAGTAGGAACCTTAGTGTATATAGGTTGCTCTAAGCTAGCTACTCATCAGGTTTCAAACTTTTTAATGAGCAAAGATCGTACTCAAATAGGAATGACCGCCCCAGCTCACGGGTTATTATTAAAAAAAGTATGTTATTAAAGGTTAAACAATGACGCGTAATGATCCTTGCTGGTGTGGCAGTCAAAAAAAATGGAAAAAATGCCACTATCCTAAGCAATCCCTTAAAGAACAGTATTTGAAGAAATATGGAATCATTTTAAAAAATGAAGAACAAATAGTTGGCATTCGTCATGCATGTAGGCTTGCTGCTACAGTTTTAGATAAGCTCTGCTCTATTACAAAAGTAGGGGTCACTACAAACGAACTAGATCAATATGCAAAAGAGCTGTTCGAACAAAAAAATGCGGTCTCTTGTTGTATAGGATACGGAGAGCCTCCTTTTCCTAAACACATTTGTACATCGCTCAATGATGTGATTTGTCATGGAATTCCTAATGATATTCCGTTGCAGCAAGGTGACATTGTCAATATCGATGTAGCTTGTATTTTAAATGGATACTATGGCGATTGCAGTAAAATGGTTGCACTTGAACCCATTGATGCTGAAAAACGCAGAGTAGTTGATGTTTCTTTAGAATGCTTAAACAGAGCAGCGCAGGTTTTAAAGCCCAATAACAAACTATGTGAGATTGGTAAAGCCATTGAATCCTATGCTTCTTCTCAAAATTGCTCTGTCGTAGATCAATTTGTAGGTCATGGAGTGGGGATTGGATTTCATGAAGAGCCACAGATTGCTCATCATTATAATCACTCTCAGATTCCTTTAGCAGCTGGAATGACTTTAACCATTGAACCTATGATCAATGCGGGTAAACGCAGTGGATATATCGATAAAGACCATTGGACTTGCAGAACAGTTGATAAAAAGCCAAGTGCACAATGGGAACATACCTTCTTAATTACCGAAACCGGTTATGAAATTTTGACAATTCCAGATTATACTCTTTTTTCAAATGTGCGCCCAAAATAATTCTCTTTCATTTACTATTCAGGTTCAGCAAGAGCTAATCTCTTATCAGTATCGTAAAAAATATGGAATTCTTTTAAAAACAAAAAAAGAGATTGAAGCTATTCGCAGCTCATGTCGTTTAGCAGCTACTATCTTAAGCAAGACTTGTGCTCAAGTAAAAGTTGGTATTACAACCAATCAACTAAATGATTATGCACATAGCTTAATGCTCGCAGCAAATGCTATTCCCGCTCCTTTAGGATACGGCAGGCCCCCTTTTCCCAAAAGCATCTGCACTTCCGTTAATGATGTTGTGTGTCATGGAATTCCTAATGACATCCCTCTACAACAAGGGGATATTATTAATATTGATATTACCTGTATTCTAAATGGCTATTATGGTGATTGTAGTAAAATGGTTGCTCTTGAACCTGTTGATATAGAAAAAAGCAAAGTAATTAGAGTATCTTATGAATGCTTACATGAAGTATTTACCATCTTAAAACCAGGTCTATTCATTTATGAAATTGCTGAAAAAATCGAGTCGCATGCAGATTTACATAAATGCTCTGTTGTCCGTCAATTTGTAGGGCATGGAATAGGCATACATTTACACGAGCCTCCCCAAATCCCCCATAGTTATAATACGATCAAGATTCCTTTGGCCGCTGGAATGACTTTTGCCATAGAGCCTATGATTAACGCAGGCTCTGCTGATGTAGTGATCGACATGGAAGATAAATGGACAGCGCGTACAGTGGATAAAAAGCCAAGCGCACAGTGGGAGCATACTTTTCTCATTACAGAAGAGGGCTGCGAGATTTTGACAACTTTTGATTAGGTCTTATATTTTGTAAAATCTTTGAGATGGTTTTCTTTGCGGTAAGTTTGGGCTTTATCTTTTTTTTCTGATTGCAAACAGTACAAATAATCTCTTCAAGCAAGGAAATTTCAAATTCTAAATTAGATTGTATCTCTTGCATCTGTATAGTATGGCTCATAAAATCAGCTACTTGAGGATCAAACTCTTTTTCGACATAATCTCTTTCTAATACAAATAATGCATTGTCTAAATGAAAGACACGTTTTCTTGTTTGGTCTAAAAGATGAGTTTTTTCTTGAAAATTCTTTGTAGACTCAGCCTGCATATGAAATGCATTTTTCAATGCACTCTGCAACTTTTTTTCTCTATTTTGATGATTAGATATTTCTTGAATGACTGTATAATGTCTTTTTTGCCAGATCGCTTTTTCTTTTTTCTCTTTTAATAACTTAACTTTTAATTCTTCTAGCTGTTTTTTTAAAAATACAGCTTCTTGCTGTTTTTTCTGCAGATCTTTCTTAAAAATGAGTAATTCTTGCAGCTGATCTATTTTTTTCTGTAGGAATATACACTTTGCTTCTAAGTCTTGTTCTTTAAGGGTTTTATTCTTAAAATAAAAAGAAACTTCTTGACGACCTAGCAACAAGAGTAGCCAAGAAAGCACAATCGACATAGCAAAAAGAACATTCCATAGTTCAATCCTATTAGGGACTTTTAAGTTAATCAAAATAGCTGTAATCAAACAGACACTACATAAAAATCCTTTAGTTTCCCAGTAAAAGGTTAGCATAAAACCAAAGACTGAAACAAAAAACAAGTAGCAAAAGATTTGTGTATATTTACATAGTAAACAGCCTAAAGCTACTAAGAAAAACATAAGGCCTAAATTACTCCATAGAACCAAGCTATTTACGGTTTCTCTATTCTCCTTTCTTGCTCTGCTGAGTTTCCACATAAATCCTCTTCTCTTTGCTCCACTCTTTGCGA from Candidatus Rhabdochlamydia sp. T3358 encodes the following:
- the rpmB gene encoding 50S ribosomal protein L28, with amino-acid sequence MSKRCQVTGKRPVRGKSYAIRGIPKKKKGIGLKITGIKKRRFQPNLIKKRLWLAEENRFISLTLSVNALRTINKNGLPAIVRQLREKGEKF
- a CDS encoding methionyl aminopeptidase is translated as MCAQNNSLSFTIQVQQELISYQYRKKYGILLKTKKEIEAIRSSCRLAATILSKTCAQVKVGITTNQLNDYAHSLMLAANAIPAPLGYGRPPFPKSICTSVNDVVCHGIPNDIPLQQGDIINIDITCILNGYYGDCSKMVALEPVDIEKSKVIRVSYECLHEVFTILKPGLFIYEIAEKIESHADLHKCSVVRQFVGHGIGIHLHEPPQIPHSYNTIKIPLAAGMTFAIEPMINAGSADVVIDMEDKWTARTVDKKPSAQWEHTFLITEEGCEILTTFD
- a CDS encoding methionyl aminopeptidase yields the protein MTRNDPCWCGSQKKWKKCHYPKQSLKEQYLKKYGIILKNEEQIVGIRHACRLAATVLDKLCSITKVGVTTNELDQYAKELFEQKNAVSCCIGYGEPPFPKHICTSLNDVICHGIPNDIPLQQGDIVNIDVACILNGYYGDCSKMVALEPIDAEKRRVVDVSLECLNRAAQVLKPNNKLCEIGKAIESYASSQNCSVVDQFVGHGVGIGFHEEPQIAHHYNHSQIPLAAGMTLTIEPMINAGKRSGYIDKDHWTCRTVDKKPSAQWEHTFLITETGYEILTIPDYTLFSNVRPK
- a CDS encoding MarC family protein; the encoded protein is MKSNPQVLSMALTFFLMIDSIGNIPLFASLLKNFEPKKQQRIILREMLIALGVIILFELLGDVILNFINIKTPTIIVAGGVILFLIALKMIFPSQAEPVTDMVDKEPFIVPLAIPLVAGPAILAAVMLYAGQAESHFSIISAIFIAWIPSTLILLASSYLKKLIGKRGISALERLMGLILILIAIQMLLEGVQLFLKAV
- a CDS encoding phospholipase D-like domain-containing protein; the encoded protein is MSLSLLIGSLCLFFIWLVSTAITTTFPSIEKPLTFYSNQTRDDIKAVFYRSIKEAKSHVHLSIYGLTDTSLIHILNQKGLNIPIEVYYDSSASPKLNKKLKNCSSCPVKTKGLMHRKILILDKELIFLGSANFTPSSLLHHSNLVIGLYHPPLASFLQDPTNSYYSFEINQQQAEAFLLPTAGKEALGRILQLINQAKKTIDVAAFTLTHPLICDALISAKNRDVKLTIVLDGYSAKGASKKALDQLKSQGLAVCASQGAHLLHHKLCVIDQEILITGSANWTKAAFNKNADLLLILHLKDPKLKKFLKNLCKIIKVESKLIGITLQDSKF
- the truA gene encoding tRNA pseudouridine(38-40) synthase TruA → MIETKRNLKMTIAYDGTPYLGWQKNNEGPSIEECLQTALQQILQEDVVLSAASRTDAGVHAKGQVVHFLTTSSLCLYRLQGSLNSLLDEAISVLKLEEVPVQFHSTLNCVKKEYWYHVCFGKVQNPFFRRTSWHFPRFLEFDDMQEAARSLIGEHDFSAFCNQRPSWDRNVICDIKELSISPLSKDRVRFIILGDHFLYKMVRNLVGTLVYIGCSKLATHQVSNFLMSKDRTQIGMTAPAHGLLLKKVCY